From the genome of Pseudomonas yamanorum, one region includes:
- the fdxA gene encoding ferredoxin FdxA: MTFVVTDNCIKCKYTDCVEVCPVDCFYEGPNFLVIHPDECIDCALCEPECPAVAIFSEDEVPAEMQEFIQLNVELAEIWPNITERKDPMPDAAEWDGKKGKIADLER; the protein is encoded by the coding sequence ATGACCTTCGTCGTCACCGACAACTGCATCAAGTGCAAGTACACCGACTGCGTAGAAGTGTGTCCGGTGGACTGCTTCTACGAAGGCCCGAACTTCCTGGTCATCCACCCGGACGAGTGCATTGACTGCGCCCTGTGTGAGCCAGAATGCCCGGCCGTCGCAATTTTCTCCGAGGACGAAGTCCCGGCAGAAATGCAGGAATTTATTCAGTTGAACGTTGAGCTGGCGGAAATCTGGCCGAACATCACTGAGCGCAAAGACCCGATGCCGGATGCGGCGGAGTGGGATGGCAAGAAAGGCAAGATTGCAGACCTCGAGCGCTGA
- the mutS gene encoding DNA mismatch repair protein MutS, with the protein MSKNTSDLSSHTPMMQQYWRLKNQHPDQLMFYRMGDFYEIFYEDAKKAAKLLDITLTARGQSAGQAIPMCGIPYHSLEGYLVKLVKLGESVVICEQIGDPATSKGPVERQVVRIITPGTVSDEALLDERRDNLIAAVLGDERLFGLAVLDITSGNFTVLEIKGWENLLAELERVNPVELMIPDDWPKDLPAERRRGTKRRAPWDFERDSALKSLCQQFSVQDLKGFGCETLTLAIGAAGCLLSYAKETQRTALPHLRSLRHERLDDTVVLDGASRRNLELDTNLAGGRDNTLQSVVDRCQTAMGSRLLTRWLNRPLRDLTVLQARQTSITCLLDQYRFEKLQPQLKEIGDIERILARIGLRNARPRDLARLRDALGALPQLQAAMTELEAPHLQQLAVTTSTYPELAALLEKAIIDNPPAIIRDGGVLKTGYDAELDELQSLSENAGQFLIDLEAREKARTGLANLKVGYNRVHGYFIELPSKQAEQAPIDYQRRQTLKGAERFITPELKEFEDKALSAKSRALAREKMLYEALLESLIDKLAPLQDTAAALAELDVLSNLAERALNLDLNCPRFVSEPCMRIVQGRHPVVEQVLTTPFVANDLSLDDDTRMLVITGPNMGGKSTYMRQTALIVLLAHIGSFVPAASCELSLVDRIFTRIGSSDDLAGGRSTFMVEMSETANILHNATERSLVLMDEVGRGTSTFDGLSLAWAAAERLAHLRAYTLFATHYFELTVLPENEPLVANVHLNATEHNERIVFLHHVLPGPASQSYGLAVAQLAGVPSEVITRAREHLSRLEETALPHEIPVASPAKASNKPSAPHQSDMFASLPHPVLDELAKLDVDDLTPRKALEMLYALKTRI; encoded by the coding sequence ATGAGTAAAAACACTTCCGATCTGTCCTCCCACACCCCGATGATGCAGCAGTACTGGCGCCTGAAAAACCAGCACCCTGATCAGTTGATGTTCTACCGCATGGGCGACTTCTACGAGATCTTCTATGAAGACGCAAAGAAGGCCGCCAAGTTGCTGGACATCACCCTGACCGCGCGCGGGCAGTCGGCCGGGCAGGCGATTCCGATGTGCGGGATTCCTTATCATTCGTTGGAAGGTTACCTGGTCAAGCTGGTGAAGCTGGGCGAGTCGGTGGTGATCTGTGAGCAGATCGGCGACCCGGCCACCAGCAAGGGCCCGGTGGAACGCCAGGTGGTGCGCATCATTACGCCGGGGACGGTGAGTGATGAGGCGCTGCTGGATGAGCGTCGCGACAACCTGATCGCGGCGGTGCTGGGGGATGAGCGGCTGTTCGGCCTGGCCGTGCTGGATATCACCAGCGGCAACTTTACGGTGCTGGAGATCAAGGGCTGGGAAAACCTGCTGGCGGAGCTGGAGCGCGTCAACCCGGTGGAGCTGATGATTCCGGATGACTGGCCAAAGGATCTGCCGGCGGAACGTCGCCGCGGGACCAAGCGTCGCGCGCCGTGGGATTTCGAGCGTGATTCGGCGCTGAAAAGCCTGTGCCAGCAATTCTCCGTGCAAGACCTCAAGGGTTTTGGCTGCGAAACCCTGACCCTCGCTATCGGCGCCGCCGGTTGCCTGCTCAGCTATGCCAAGGAAACCCAGCGCACCGCCCTGCCGCATTTGCGCAGCCTGCGTCATGAACGTCTGGACGACACCGTGGTGCTCGATGGCGCCAGCCGTCGCAACCTGGAACTGGACACCAACTTGGCCGGCGGGCGCGACAACACCTTGCAATCGGTGGTCGACCGTTGCCAGACCGCCATGGGCAGCCGCTTGCTGACGCGCTGGTTGAACCGTCCGCTGCGGGATTTGACCGTGCTGCAAGCCCGTCAAACCTCTATTACGTGCCTGCTGGATCAATACCGCTTTGAAAAGCTGCAACCGCAGCTCAAGGAAATCGGGGATATCGAGCGGATCCTGGCGCGGATCGGCCTGCGCAACGCACGGCCCCGCGACCTGGCACGCCTGCGGGATGCCCTCGGCGCCCTGCCGCAACTGCAAGCAGCGATGACCGAACTGGAAGCTCCGCACCTGCAGCAGCTTGCCGTCACCACCAGCACCTACCCGGAACTGGCGGCGCTGCTGGAAAAAGCCATCATCGACAACCCGCCCGCGATCATCCGTGACGGCGGCGTCTTGAAGACCGGTTACGACGCCGAGCTGGACGAACTGCAATCCCTGAGCGAGAACGCCGGGCAGTTCCTGATCGACCTTGAAGCCCGCGAAAAAGCCCGCACCGGCCTGGCCAACCTGAAAGTCGGCTACAACCGCGTGCACGGCTACTTTATCGAGTTGCCGAGCAAGCAGGCCGAGCAGGCGCCGATCGATTACCAGCGTCGCCAGACCCTCAAGGGCGCCGAGCGCTTTATCACCCCGGAACTTAAAGAGTTCGAAGACAAGGCGCTGTCGGCCAAAAGCCGCGCCCTGGCTCGGGAGAAGATGCTCTACGAAGCCTTGCTCGAAAGCTTGATCGACAAGCTGGCGCCGTTGCAGGATACAGCCGCCGCCCTGGCCGAACTGGATGTACTGAGCAACTTGGCCGAGCGTGCCCTGAACCTTGACCTGAACTGCCCGCGATTTGTCAGCGAGCCGTGCATGCGCATCGTGCAAGGTCGCCACCCGGTGGTGGAGCAGGTTCTGACCACGCCGTTCGTCGCCAACGATCTGTCGCTGGACGACGACACCCGCATGCTGGTGATCACCGGTCCGAACATGGGCGGTAAATCCACCTACATGCGTCAGACCGCATTGATCGTACTGCTGGCGCATATCGGCAGCTTCGTGCCGGCGGCCAGTTGCGAACTGTCCCTGGTGGACCGCATCTTTACCCGAATCGGCTCCAGCGATGACCTGGCCGGTGGCCGTTCGACCTTTATGGTGGAAATGAGCGAAACCGCCAATATCCTGCACAACGCCACCGAACGCAGCTTGGTACTGATGGACGAAGTGGGCCGCGGCACCAGCACCTTTGACGGCCTGTCCCTGGCCTGGGCGGCGGCCGAGCGATTGGCGCATCTGCGGGCGTATACGCTGTTTGCAACGCACTATTTCGAGCTGACGGTGTTGCCGGAAAACGAGCCGCTGGTGGCCAACGTGCACCTCAATGCCACCGAGCACAACGAGCGCATCGTGTTCCTGCACCACGTGTTGCCCGGGCCGGCGAGCCAGAGTTACGGCCTGGCCGTGGCGCAGCTGGCGGGCGTGCCAAGTGAGGTGATCACTCGCGCCCGCGAACACCTGAGCCGCCTGGAAGAAACCGCCCTGCCCCACGAGATTCCCGTGGCCAGCCCGGCCAAAGCCAGCAACAAACCCAGCGCGCCACACCAGAGCGACATGTTCGCCAGCCTGCCTCATCCGGTGCTGGATGAGTTGGCTAAGCTTGACGTGGACGACTTGACCCCGCGAAAAGCGCTCGAAATGTTATATGCACTGAAGACTCGGATATAA
- a CDS encoding LexA family transcriptional regulator yields MQKRNVSIVLRELLDRDRISPTELHRRTGVPQSTLSRILSGKIVDPSDKHISRIADYFQVSTDQLRGRAGLVSARADERDPMHSELKDISLWDDDTPVNDDEVSIPFLREVELAAGSGRFVIEESEKASLRFGKRSLRHNGVQFDQAKCVTVRGNSMLPVLRDGATVGVNAGKCGIGDIVDGDLYAINHNGQLRVKQLYRLPSGIRLRSFNRDEHPDEDYSFQDIQDEQISILGHVFWWGMYAR; encoded by the coding sequence ATGCAAAAACGCAACGTTTCTATCGTCTTAAGAGAGCTGCTGGACCGCGACCGGATCTCCCCCACGGAGCTTCACCGGCGTACCGGCGTGCCTCAATCCACGTTGTCCCGGATCCTCAGCGGCAAGATCGTTGATCCGTCGGACAAGCACATCTCACGCATCGCCGATTACTTTCAGGTCAGCACCGATCAGCTGCGCGGGCGCGCAGGGCTGGTGTCGGCGCGGGCGGACGAGCGTGACCCGATGCATTCGGAACTCAAGGACATAAGCCTGTGGGACGACGACACGCCCGTTAATGATGACGAGGTGTCGATCCCCTTTCTGCGCGAGGTTGAATTGGCTGCTGGATCAGGAAGATTCGTCATCGAGGAAAGCGAGAAGGCCAGCCTGCGATTCGGCAAGCGCAGCCTGCGGCATAACGGGGTGCAGTTCGACCAGGCCAAGTGCGTCACGGTGCGTGGCAACAGTATGTTGCCGGTGCTGCGTGACGGCGCGACCGTCGGCGTCAACGCCGGCAAGTGCGGGATTGGTGACATCGTCGACGGCGATCTGTATGCCATCAATCACAATGGCCAACTGCGGGTGAAACAGCTCTACCGCCTGCCTTCGGGGATTCGCCTGCGCAGCTTCAACCGCGATGAACACCCGGATGAAGATTACAGCTTCCAGGACATCCAGGATGAGCAGATCAGCATCCTCGGTCACGTCTTCTGGTGGGGCATGTACGCCCGCTAA
- a CDS encoding phage holin family protein: MTNEQQALAEMPIWLVIALALIGGVSGEMWRADKEGARGWSLVRRLALRSGACMVCGVSALMLCYAAGMSIWTAGAIGCLTAMAGADVAIGLYERWAAKRIGVNEGPGRDPH; encoded by the coding sequence ATGACAAACGAGCAGCAAGCGTTAGCGGAAATGCCTATCTGGTTGGTGATCGCACTGGCCCTGATCGGCGGTGTATCCGGAGAAATGTGGCGCGCCGACAAGGAGGGCGCCCGCGGTTGGTCGCTGGTGCGGCGCCTGGCCCTGCGTTCCGGGGCCTGCATGGTGTGCGGGGTGTCAGCCCTGATGCTGTGCTACGCCGCCGGCATGTCGATCTGGACGGCCGGCGCCATTGGTTGCCTGACCGCCATGGCCGGTGCCGACGTGGCCATCGGCCTTTATGAACGCTGGGCGGCCAAGCGCATCGGCGTCAACGAAGGCCCAGGCCGGGACCCGCATTAA
- a CDS encoding ATP-binding protein → MTLIEKPSQLPQAINEALRVAFPNLKVGNHQDFQGTADNTGVLITVEGNGPGIRSREGRKAHALGILLKAMVAPGALPFDACDLASQLMDLVLDNRWNLPQEQCDLPTNIVAAPSIRTTAETDYDTWTVSFTQTLYIGPPLLNDPTGQPLFACTWEVSNIDDPDQYKPLAE, encoded by the coding sequence ATGACACTCATCGAAAAACCTTCCCAACTGCCCCAGGCCATCAACGAGGCGTTGCGCGTTGCCTTTCCGAATCTGAAGGTCGGCAATCATCAGGACTTCCAGGGCACCGCGGATAACACCGGCGTGTTGATCACGGTCGAAGGCAATGGCCCGGGCATTCGCTCCCGCGAAGGGCGCAAGGCCCACGCCCTGGGGATTTTACTCAAGGCCATGGTTGCTCCGGGTGCCTTGCCCTTTGATGCCTGCGACCTGGCCAGCCAACTGATGGACCTGGTGTTGGATAACCGCTGGAACCTGCCGCAGGAGCAGTGCGACCTGCCGACCAATATTGTCGCTGCGCCCTCAATACGTACCACCGCAGAAACGGACTACGACACCTGGACCGTCAGTTTCACCCAAACCCTCTATATCGGACCGCCGCTGCTCAACGATCCCACAGGCCAACCGCTGTTCGCCTGCACTTGGGAAGTCTCGAACATCGACGACCCCGACCAATACAAGCCGCTGGCGGAGTAG
- a CDS encoding phage baseplate assembly protein V, with translation MFDALLRMQLGPIVERLAEMESQLEDLYRRAESFCRIGVCQEVDAASNTCKVSHGELLTPAIRFFNPSAGAQTETRIPSVGEQCLLLNYGGGEGGAQSVALFGLNSDRFPPVSSVPTLTRRRHQDGTQSDYDDASHTFNWVNGPTTFTGSREQVDVKVGAASLTMSAEAITLQVGGTSLLLDAGGAHFSGPVVDHQGRVISP, from the coding sequence ATGTTCGACGCGCTGTTACGCATGCAACTGGGACCGATCGTCGAACGACTGGCAGAAATGGAGAGCCAGCTCGAAGACCTGTATCGACGCGCCGAAAGTTTTTGCCGCATCGGCGTGTGCCAGGAGGTCGACGCGGCCAGCAATACCTGCAAGGTCAGCCACGGTGAACTGCTCACGCCGGCGATCCGCTTTTTCAACCCCAGCGCCGGTGCGCAGACGGAAACCCGCATCCCGTCAGTGGGCGAGCAATGCTTGCTGCTCAACTACGGCGGCGGGGAGGGCGGGGCACAATCGGTGGCGTTGTTCGGCTTGAACAGCGACCGTTTTCCGCCGGTCTCAAGCGTTCCGACACTGACCCGGCGCCGCCATCAAGACGGCACACAAAGCGACTACGACGACGCCAGCCACACTTTCAACTGGGTCAACGGCCCGACTACGTTCACCGGTTCCCGTGAGCAGGTAGACGTCAAGGTCGGCGCCGCCAGCCTGACGATGAGCGCCGAGGCCATCACGCTGCAAGTTGGCGGTACAAGCCTGTTGCTGGACGCCGGCGGTGCGCACTTCAGCGGCCCGGTGGTGGACCACCAAGGTCGAGTCATCAGCCCCTGA
- a CDS encoding phage baseplate protein, with the protein MIGIDRNTGAAVDDWLQFVQRATRALTTPLGTRQKRPLYGSMIPQLLGQNLGDDLLILAQSHAAQAFYNPQNGIADFEPQVIVANRQGAGLLLRFAGTWKNRKQTFEVVT; encoded by the coding sequence ATGATCGGAATCGATAGAAACACCGGGGCGGCGGTCGATGACTGGCTGCAATTCGTCCAGCGCGCCACCCGAGCGCTGACCACTCCCTTGGGCACTCGCCAGAAGCGTCCGCTGTACGGCTCGATGATCCCGCAACTGCTCGGGCAAAACCTCGGCGATGACCTGCTGATTCTCGCCCAGAGCCATGCCGCCCAGGCGTTCTACAACCCGCAGAACGGCATCGCCGACTTCGAACCGCAAGTCATCGTCGCCAACCGCCAGGGCGCCGGCCTGTTGCTGCGCTTCGCCGGCACCTGGAAAAACCGCAAACAAACCTTCGAGGTGGTGACATGA
- a CDS encoding baseplate J/gp47 family protein, whose product MSMLIPGQNQLAEPAIIAVDEFEPLLAEFKAFVVDYVATRAPENAAKLKVSLENESELLTLALEAFCVRLQTHERKYNARIKQMLAWWATGSNLDARLADMGLERQVLDPGDPAAFPPVPPTLESDDDARLRYYLAPHAPAAGSRMQYRREVFTLGERPSVKVQSATPGVVTVTYTFDPDGYATRVKDGNGRRTAPGEVMVTVLSRDGDGTPSADLLDGVRRHFARPDVRPETDLVTVQAAQILRYKIRVVAKINAGPDSGLTQVAAQKLLQDYAESCHRLEGRVDPSWIDYAIHSAGAAQLQILEPLEPIVTTAFQAPYCTGVEVEVRTL is encoded by the coding sequence ATGAGCATGCTGATACCTGGCCAGAACCAGTTGGCTGAGCCAGCGATCATTGCCGTCGATGAATTCGAGCCGCTGTTGGCGGAGTTCAAGGCGTTTGTCGTTGATTACGTCGCGACTCGTGCGCCGGAAAATGCGGCCAAGCTGAAGGTCAGCCTGGAGAACGAAAGCGAACTGCTGACGCTGGCATTGGAAGCTTTCTGCGTACGCCTGCAAACCCACGAGCGTAAATACAACGCCCGCATCAAGCAGATGCTGGCGTGGTGGGCCACCGGCAGCAACCTCGACGCACGCCTTGCCGACATGGGCCTGGAGCGTCAGGTGCTCGACCCTGGTGACCCGGCGGCTTTCCCGCCGGTGCCGCCGACGCTGGAAAGCGACGACGATGCCCGCCTGCGTTACTACCTGGCGCCACACGCTCCCGCAGCAGGCTCGCGCATGCAGTATCGCCGGGAGGTTTTCACCCTCGGTGAGCGTCCATCGGTGAAAGTGCAAAGTGCTACGCCGGGGGTGGTGACGGTCACTTATACCTTCGACCCCGACGGTTACGCGACGCGGGTCAAGGATGGCAACGGCCGTCGCACCGCGCCCGGTGAAGTGATGGTCACGGTCCTGTCCCGAGACGGGGATGGCACACCTTCTGCTGATCTGCTCGACGGTGTACGCCGGCACTTTGCCCGGCCTGATGTGCGCCCGGAAACGGATCTCGTCACGGTGCAGGCGGCTCAGATCCTGCGTTACAAAATCCGCGTGGTGGCGAAGATCAACGCCGGCCCGGACTCCGGGCTCACTCAAGTCGCCGCCCAGAAACTGCTGCAAGACTATGCAGAATCTTGTCATCGCCTGGAAGGGCGGGTGGACCCGAGCTGGATCGACTACGCCATCCACTCGGCGGGCGCTGCGCAACTGCAAATTCTTGAGCCGCTGGAGCCGATCGTCACCACGGCATTCCAGGCCCCGTATTGCACGGGCGTCGAGGTGGAGGTGCGCACGCTATGA
- a CDS encoding phage tail protein I, whose protein sequence is MNETKGSLLPANSSPLEKALDLGFGQLLDRVTPPFPALMNPLQTPVEFLPYLAADRGVSEWDAAASESEKRLTVALSWQIQRQAGTPKALSYAVESLGFTPNISAWYQQRPTGLPYTFDVQAIIGRSWSSGDHNRLIRRINAAKSERDLATITIVHETSQGLRVAAAADPGLSIGDESQPGALPEVKLHGVLACSSVAHTPLSDGELQLCGVLPEFGLAARLNSAGVARHYTINDYDLRAQP, encoded by the coding sequence ATGAACGAGACAAAAGGCAGCTTGCTGCCCGCCAACAGTTCGCCGTTGGAGAAGGCACTGGACTTGGGTTTCGGGCAGTTGCTTGACCGGGTGACGCCACCCTTTCCCGCCTTGATGAACCCGCTGCAAACGCCGGTTGAGTTCCTTCCCTACCTGGCCGCTGATCGCGGCGTCAGTGAATGGGACGCCGCTGCCAGCGAGTCTGAGAAGCGCCTCACCGTGGCCTTGTCCTGGCAGATCCAACGTCAGGCCGGTACGCCCAAGGCGCTGAGCTATGCGGTCGAATCGCTGGGGTTCACCCCCAATATCAGCGCCTGGTACCAACAGCGGCCAACCGGTCTGCCCTACACCTTTGATGTGCAGGCAATCATCGGTCGCAGTTGGTCCAGTGGTGATCACAACCGTTTGATCCGCCGCATCAACGCGGCCAAGAGCGAGCGGGATCTGGCCACCATCACCATCGTGCACGAGACCTCCCAGGGTTTACGTGTCGCTGCAGCCGCTGATCCAGGGTTGAGCATCGGCGATGAGAGCCAGCCCGGGGCGTTACCCGAGGTGAAGCTGCACGGGGTACTTGCTTGTAGCAGCGTGGCGCACACACCGCTCAGCGATGGCGAGTTGCAGCTGTGCGGCGTACTGCCTGAATTCGGGCTGGCGGCCCGGCTTAACAGTGCTGGGGTAGCCCGGCACTACACCATTAACGACTACGACCTCAGGGCGCAGCCATGA
- a CDS encoding tail fiber assembly protein, whose product MSETFNAENPAAGIAVPTPEIEWAAVRSRRDQLLRATDFTQLPDYPATDAQRTTVASYRKALRDIPEQVAEPSKLVWPVLPTFLK is encoded by the coding sequence ATGTCTGAGACATTTAACGCCGAGAATCCAGCGGCTGGTATTGCGGTACCGACACCTGAAATTGAATGGGCAGCCGTTCGTTCTCGTCGCGATCAACTATTGCGCGCAACTGACTTCACTCAATTGCCGGACTATCCAGCGACCGACGCGCAGCGAACAACCGTAGCGTCATACCGAAAGGCGTTGCGTGATATTCCTGAGCAGGTGGCAGAGCCTTCGAAGCTTGTATGGCCCGTACTACCCACCTTCCTGAAATAA
- a CDS encoding phage tail sheath protein, translated as MAEVLNFEHNGITVNATESPEAMGGLGDNVIGLVGTAPNAHASIPKNAPFRINSFTTQALLDPTGAETGTLFHAVYQILKVVKVPVYVVIVDEGTTPADTLNNVIGGEEPVTGRKLGLASLASVPEDLTIIGAPGFTGTKAVAGEFASFGKRIKARVVLDGKDATVADQVIYSGELGGADLGFDRCLLVHNMPSVYSKAAKKNVFLAPSSLAIAALAKVKQWESPGNQVTFAEDVSRVVEYNILDTSTEGDLLNRYGVSYYARTILGGFSLLGNRSITGKFISYVGLEDAISRKLVKAGQKAMAKNLTKSFMDQEVKRINDWLQTLVADETIPGGSVYLHPELNSVEKYKNGTWFIVIDYGRYAPNEHMIYQLNARDEIIEQFLEDVL; from the coding sequence ATGGCTGAGGTTTTGAACTTCGAGCACAACGGCATCACCGTGAATGCCACCGAATCCCCCGAGGCCATGGGTGGCCTGGGCGATAACGTCATCGGCCTGGTGGGCACTGCCCCCAACGCCCACGCGTCGATCCCGAAAAACGCCCCGTTCCGCATCAACAGCTTCACCACCCAGGCGCTGCTGGACCCTACCGGCGCTGAAACCGGCACGCTGTTCCACGCCGTGTATCAGATCCTCAAAGTGGTCAAGGTGCCGGTCTACGTAGTGATCGTCGACGAGGGCACCACCCCGGCCGACACCCTCAATAACGTAATCGGCGGTGAAGAGCCGGTCACCGGCCGCAAACTGGGCCTGGCCTCCCTGGCCAGCGTCCCCGAAGACCTGACCATCATCGGCGCCCCGGGATTCACCGGCACCAAAGCCGTGGCCGGCGAATTTGCCTCCTTCGGCAAGCGCATCAAGGCCCGTGTGGTGCTGGATGGCAAGGACGCAACCGTCGCCGATCAGGTGATCTACAGCGGCGAACTGGGCGGTGCCGACCTCGGTTTCGACCGTTGCCTGCTGGTGCACAACATGCCGTCGGTGTACTCCAAGGCCGCGAAGAAAAATGTGTTTCTGGCCCCGTCGTCCCTGGCCATCGCTGCACTGGCCAAGGTTAAGCAGTGGGAAAGCCCGGGCAATCAGGTGACCTTCGCCGAAGACGTTTCCCGCGTGGTTGAGTACAACATCCTCGACACCTCCACCGAAGGCGACCTGCTCAACCGCTACGGCGTGAGCTACTACGCCCGCACCATCCTCGGCGGTTTCTCGCTGCTGGGTAACCGCTCCATTACCGGCAAGTTCATCAGCTACGTGGGCCTGGAAGACGCCATCAGCCGCAAGCTGGTCAAGGCCGGCCAGAAAGCCATGGCCAAGAACCTCACCAAGTCGTTCATGGACCAGGAGGTCAAGCGCATCAACGACTGGCTGCAAACCCTGGTCGCCGACGAAACCATCCCCGGCGGCAGCGTGTACCTGCACCCGGAACTGAACAGTGTCGAGAAGTACAAGAACGGCACCTGGTTCATCGTCATCGACTACGGCCGCTACGCGCCGAACGAACACATGATTTATCAACTCAACGCCCGCGATGAAATCATCGAGCAGTTCCTGGAGGACGTTCTCTAA
- a CDS encoding phage major tail tube protein has translation MFTNRVRQAIAATLQGLPLSATVEEFTPPKIEFEMEAMAGGRFIAEEMAKSAKVLNAKLILQGAGPEIMLALGVRLGDDILLNVREAGQDQDGRTYFTYHTVGGKLKSLEEAKLKMGEKATTTLELSCRTYNRLENGIPVIDIDVRTQKFVLNGVDILGDARRAVLMP, from the coding sequence ATGTTTACCAACCGTGTAAGACAGGCCATTGCGGCCACCCTTCAAGGCCTGCCGTTGTCCGCAACCGTGGAAGAATTCACTCCGCCGAAGATTGAGTTCGAGATGGAAGCCATGGCCGGCGGACGCTTTATCGCCGAGGAAATGGCCAAGAGCGCCAAGGTGCTGAATGCCAAGCTGATCCTGCAAGGCGCCGGCCCGGAAATCATGCTGGCCTTGGGCGTGCGCCTGGGTGACGACATCCTGCTGAACGTGCGTGAAGCCGGCCAGGACCAGGATGGCCGCACCTATTTCACCTATCACACCGTCGGCGGCAAGCTCAAATCCCTGGAGGAAGCGAAGCTGAAGATGGGTGAGAAGGCGACCACCACCCTGGAGCTGTCCTGCCGCACCTACAACCGCCTGGAAAACGGCATCCCGGTAATCGACATCGACGTGCGTACCCAGAAGTTCGTGCTCAACGGCGTCGACATTCTCGGCGATGCCCGCCGCGCGGTACTGATGCCGTAA
- a CDS encoding phage tail assembly protein: protein MAWMPPLHILLSSITADTGATIEQIQLKPLFYAAQKDALARAGDDEDDQFFELAKLATGLSEKELDQLKRPDYVTIAQYVHDMSTRPASFFLDESREPGDSSITEQVKLLLPLNAAGRTLTDVTLEMPALRATKVMKKLTTAKERAEFITAHCSGLMIPDLADLTVPDWTELQERIDDFLNQPAAFFRSATSK from the coding sequence ATGGCCTGGATGCCTCCGCTGCACATCCTGCTGTCGTCGATCACCGCCGACACTGGCGCGACGATCGAGCAGATTCAACTCAAGCCGTTGTTCTACGCCGCGCAAAAAGACGCGCTGGCCCGTGCCGGTGATGATGAGGACGACCAGTTTTTCGAACTGGCGAAACTCGCCACCGGCCTGTCGGAAAAGGAACTCGACCAACTCAAGCGTCCGGACTACGTGACCATCGCGCAATACGTGCATGACATGTCGACCCGCCCGGCCTCGTTCTTCCTGGACGAGTCCCGTGAGCCTGGCGACTCCAGCATCACCGAACAGGTGAAGCTGCTGCTGCCGCTGAACGCAGCGGGCCGAACCCTGACCGATGTGACCCTGGAAATGCCTGCCCTGCGCGCCACCAAAGTGATGAAAAAACTCACCACGGCCAAGGAACGCGCCGAGTTCATCACTGCCCATTGTTCCGGCCTGATGATCCCCGACCTGGCGGACCTGACCGTGCCCGACTGGACCGAACTGCAGGAGCGCATCGACGATTTTTTAAATCAACCGGCGGCCTTCTTTCGGAGCGCGACATCGAAGTAA